A stretch of DNA from Ailuropoda melanoleuca isolate Jingjing chromosome X, ASM200744v2, whole genome shotgun sequence:
tttctgccacccctccccctctaccACTCTCCTACCCTTTGGGGCAGGATTGTTAGGAGCCTGTTAGGGCTTTAGCTGGGCAGGGGCTGCGGCGTCTGTGGTGTGAATACACTTGTAATCTTTCACCAGAAACGAAGATTCCCTGGAAACCTGTTCCGTATCTGGCTTGGTTTCTTTGAGACAATTGCTGCCTCACGTGAAACAATTAACTAGAAAGGGCTTTGATGGCCTGGAAAATGCTTGAGAAATACAACTTGTTATGATAATGCTAACGAAGTCAGCAGCCCTGCTTGTGGGGCTGTGGAGGCAAACCTGGTCTTAGCACCAACTGAGGGCAGTTCCTGCCAATGGGATTGCTTTGACAATTTCCTATGTGTGCTTCGCAGAGCCACCCGATGATTCAAATATTCTCTGGGTGCTCAAAATTACTTATTACCTTGGCCCAATACACCACCTGCGACCTGAAATCTCAGAACTACAAGGAACCTTAAGAGACCAGAAAGATCAGGGAACTTGCTCAGGTTCACACAGACGGAGATAGAGCCATAACTTGTACCACAACCCTGGTCTCCCACAGCGGGGTTCTCCTTCTCTTACATAACCTTTGTTGTTGAGAGAGAATAAGATCCACCCCTATACATGcctgcttacacacacacacacacacacacacacacacacacacacacagatgcgcGAGTGCGCGCATCCCCTCCGCCCCAGCGTCCTGTCCTGATGGTTCTAACACCAACCCCAGGGCTGGGtttcctgcttcccctgcctcaAAACTGCCTCAGTTGTCTCCGGGCTACCAAGACTAGCTCTTACCAGAATGTCTTGGACTGGAGGACAGCAGCCACCTTGGGTCTTCCCGTTgtgtttctcccctccccctcccttccttgcccTTCAATAGGATTTCTAGAAAGTCTGACCCGCACTCCAACACAGGCCTGCGGAGACAAGGGTTCATCCACCCACCAGTCCCAGGATGTTCTCTCTGGGGCTGCTTTTAGCCATCACTGGAAATTGAAGGCCGTGATccatggaggaggtgggggtaCCCCCAACCAGAGTCTCAAAAAATTCTCACACGtgtaatttttcttattcttcgCCCTCCCCCACACCAGCAGCAGCTTAATTTGTCTTGACATTTTGCTTGCCCTCGCTGTCAGTCAGGGCCACTAGGTAATTTAAAAGCCCTGCAATTTCAGTCCGAGTTTGCACATTTAGAAATGGGCTTCTGAGAAGGGTGCAGCTCGGATCCCGGGAGCATCCCGCAGCGGAATCTCCAAAACGGTGGCGGAAGTGTGCGCATTTGAGGACGGGGTGCCGCTGGCTACCCCCAAACCGATCTAGGGCTCTGCCCACCTCCAGGAGTCCAGATTTCCCTAGGCAAGTCTCCGCGGGCACCCTTCAAAATAGGGCTCCCACCTGCTgggcctcccctctgccccaccggACTCCACGTAGCCCAAGGGTCCGAGTCAGGTCGCGGCCATCCGGAGCCCCCCCTCCGCAgtgctccccctcccccgtgAACGACCCGGTCGCCCCTTCCGTCAGAGGTGAGGGTCCAGCAGAGGCCGGCGCCAGCCGGGACCGCGTGCCCACCCGAATGCCCAGCCACCCACCTGTGGAAGAAGAGCAGGATGGAGAGCATGGTCTGGTCGATGTTGCGGTTGCAGATGCCCTCATTGATCAGGTAACAGGGGTCCCGCAGCACGGGCTCTAGCGAATCCTGCCGCATTATGCTGTTGAGCTTGTCGGTGTTGAGGTTCTCAAAGATTAGCTTCTCCTGCAGCTGCCGAAAGTTGCTCACGGTAGGGCTGCCCGGGTTGTTGTTCTCTCCGCTGCTGTCGCTCTGGAGCCCGCTCCGGTGGGCCAGGTCCAGGCAGCAGTTGCAGCAGTCGAGACCGACAGGTGAGCGGCAGTCGGTCTTGGGCTGGGCCATCTTCTCAGGCTCGGGGGCCGCTTGGCCCTCGAGGTCAGGGTCGGCTGGCAGGTGCGCGCCCGCCGGGCTGGCCTGAGGGGACTCCAGGGTGTCTGGAAAACACAAGCTGTGAGAAGAGTTGGAAATTAGCGCCTAAAGCCAGCCACCCTCGGCTCGGCCCCCTCCTGGCTGTGCTGCTCTGGGTGCGAATAGAAACAGCTGGACAAACAGCTCCAAGCGGATCCTTCGGGctcacttcctcctcttcctcctcctccccctcctctagAGGCCGGGGCTGCCCCCGCCCCCCTAGGTGCTACACGCGGCCCTAGCGCAGTCCCAAGTTTCCCAAGTGTGAGCGGGGCTCGGCGGACCTGTGGCAGCAGGAAGGGCGGGCAGCAGGGCAGAGCGAGAGCCGGGGCGCgccctcgctccctccctcctttgctccctccctccccggcccGCTGGCTCTCCCGCTCTCGGGCTCCCCTGGGCTGTGCCGGCTGAGCGGTGGCAGGAGCCGAGAGCGAGTGAGCGAGGGAGCCAGTGAGCGAGTGAGCGAGCTGCACGCCCAGGAGTCGGCACGGGGCTGTGACAGCATGTAAATTACCCCAGGGGGGCCGGCGGAGAACGCTCCTCCGCCGCTACCCCGGAGGCCGCCTGGGtcctgcccccccagcccccgcccccaccgcccgCACCCTCGCACCCACATGGCCGCTCGCACCCTCGCCCGCGCTCCCGGGAACCCGGCCCGGCTCTCCCCCCGTCCGCGCGCTCGGCGCCGCCGCGCCGGCTCTCTGGCGGCTCAGGGCGCATCCTCCGTCAGAAATCTACTCGCGGCCGGCCGGGGACGCCGAGCCACCCCGGTCTCGAGCTCCGCGGGAGGGCAGATGTTCCGCGTCCCACCGAGGACGGGTCCCCCTGCAGGAGAGACGCCGCCCGCACAAGCCCGTCTCGTCGCTGCCTTTAACCGCCGCCCCTCCACCAGCCGGTTTCGGGGGGTCTGCGGAGAGCGAGCGGTTGCCCGCGCGGGGAGTCTGAGAGCGCCTGGCACGCTCTCGCGGTGCCCGGGGAATGCCTGAAACCAAACTCACGGAAGCACGCTCAAACTCGCCTCGGTTTCTGGCCCCTTCTCACtgatcttcccctctctcccccacgcgcgctctcctctcttccctgaacCCCATCTGAGGCGATCTCTGCCCGGGCTTCCGGGACTGCCAGCTCCCCGGGCGGCTTCCCGCTGCcttgccccttctccctccctgggctcgcgtctccctttgcccttctgtCGGCGCTTCTCCTCCACTCTTtaacctttctttcattttctttcttttccgtgtttctttctttacccatttccgctcctcttccttttcttttttgccccccctttccttatttcttttttcttttctctgcatttcatCAGTNTCCCCCACTTCTCCCCCATTCCGCGTCTTCTCCCCCATTCCCCGTCTTCTCCCCCATTCCACTCTTCTCCTCCATTCACCCACTTCTCCCCCATTCCCGGTCTTCTCCCCCATTCGGCGTCTTCACCCCAGTCCCCCACTTCTCCCCCATTCCGCGTCTTCTCCCCCATTCCCCGTCTTCTCCCCCATTCCACTCTTCTCCTCCATTCACCCACTTCTCCCCCATTCCCGGTCTTCTCCCCCATTCGGCGTCTTCACCCCAGTCCCCCACTTCTCCCCCATTCCGCGTCTTCTCCCCCATTCCCCGTCTTCTCCCCCATTCCACTCTTCTCCTCCATTCACCCACTTCTCCCCCATTCCCGGTCTTCTCCCCCATTCGGCGTCTTCACCCCAGTCCCCCACTTCTCCCCCATTCCGCGTCTTCTCCCCCATTCCCCGTCTTCTCCCCCATTCCACTCTTCTCCTCCATTCACCCACCTTCGCCCCCATTCCCCCACTTCTCCCCCATTCGGCGTCTTCTCCCCCATTCCCCCGCTTCTCCCCTCGTTTTCTTTCTGCCCCCTTCATTTCCCCCCCTCGATTTACCCCCGCGCGTGCCTCGCCTCAGCACCCCCGCTCTCTCCTCCGGTCTGTCCCTTTCTCCTCGCTTCACTTATCTTCCCCTACTTCTCCAAGCTTGCTGCCCCCCTTTTTCCCATCTCCGCCTGCCACCTTAGTTGGTCTCTGTC
This window harbors:
- the TSC22D3 gene encoding TSC22 domain family protein 3 isoform X1, encoding MAQPKTDCRSPVGLDCCNCCLDLAHRSGLQSDSSGENNNPGSPTVSNFRQLQEKLIFENLNTDKLNSIMRQDSLEPVLRDPCYLINEGICNRNIDQTMLSILLFFHSASGASVVAIDNKIEQAMDLVKNHLMYAVREEVEILKEQIRELVEKNSRLERENTLLKTLASPEQLEKFQSRLSPEEPVPETPQAPEAPGGSAV